A part of Clostridium novyi genomic DNA contains:
- a CDS encoding flagellar FlbD family protein, which yields MIRLKALNKKEFYLNEDNIEKIEEVPETLITLTNGKKYIVLEPTQEVINKVIEFKKKIFTVGL from the coding sequence ATGATAAGATTAAAAGCATTAAATAAAAAAGAATTTTATTTAAATGAAGATAATATTGAAAAAATAGAAGAAGTTCCAGAAACATTGATTACACTTACTAATGGAAAAAAATATATAGTACTTGAACCTACTCAGGAAGTAATAAATAAAGTAATAGAGTTCAAGAAAAAAATTTTCACAGTAGGTTTA